GGGTCAGCACGTCACCCTCTCTGCATACTTCATAGTCAGACAGCAGGGTCACCACACCTGTGGGAGGGCAGCACCATGTCACCCCCAGCCCTAGGAAGCACATGGCCACAAATCGTCTTCCCTGCAGCTCAGCACCCAGAGGGAcagctgctgcctcctccctACAGGAGGCGAGTGCTCAGCTCTGCCTTCACAAGGCAAACTGGAGAAGCAGTTGGTCTAGGGGAGTCTGGGACAGGAACCCCTGAGCTGCTCTTctgtacaggtgttttgcctgcatgtacgccTTTGGCATCACATGAATACCTGGTGCCTGAGGGGTCTGATGTGTGTCTCTGGCATCAAACcgatgtcctctggaagagcagccaacacTCTTAATcctaagctacctctccagcctcctaccTTTCTTGAGGGCAGTGGGCAGCCCCAGCTGCCTCAGCTGTGGCTCCATGGAGTGAGGGAACTGCTTCAGGGGCCCTGGGTCCAGGCTCACAGTCAGAGTCGCTTTATTCCCCGCTCGAGCAAAATCCATTTCTGTATACTTTGTGAACCACCTAAGTCAGGGGAGGGTAAGGGTAAAGTTCCTGGAAACGCCATGCAGCTTTAGTCCAGCCTCCTTTGAGTGGTGTGTGGGCTTCCTGTCCCTAGCCATAATGGCTGCGGACTGgcaggcggggtggggggagggaaccACGCCAGAGAGAATAATAGAACCCCAGTTACAGACGCAGTCCCAGTAAGAGGCTTGCATCCTTTCAGCTTTCCGTGACgcccagcctctccctccctcagagaTACTCACTCATTCACCTCCTCCTTCTTGCGGTTGGTAAAAAGGAGCCCAACTTCACCTCTCAACTTCTTGCTGACCTGAAAAACAGAAGTGAACGCCACTGTAGTGAACAGGGCACCTACAGGAGACACCTGGTATCATCTAAAAATGTTTCTAGTTGGTAGAACTCCTGCTAAGTAGGGCAGGCTATAAGGATCATAGCCCCATGGGTCTGGAGATTAAAAAAGAGTTAGGCTAAGCTTGGCTCTCCTGAACCATAGGTCAGTCACATAGTTGAAAAGAGCAGGAGAGGCGGCAGCTGAGCTCCAACTTCGAGTAGCGAGGGCCAGTGACCTACCTGATGTAGGTTGTCTTTGTATTCGTCAGATGGGCTTCGACCCAAGGCCACCATCATCACCTTGTTTTTGCCAAAGAACATCCTACCACAAAGAAGAGGGTGTGAGTCAATGCCCAGGAGATCAGGGAGCCCAGAACCAGGCGACAGGAGGTGTGGCCAGAGCCCCTGTTCTCCATGCAACCCACCCATGTGTCCCCAGGATTCCTGTTTAGATTTTCTTATCCACAGGATCGGATCTTGCCAATAGTTTGAGACAACTCACTTCCAGCCTCAAAAATCACCTATCCATGTCTGGCTGTGAGCAGAAGCATGGTCAACAGTCCTTACTGGAGCTGGTGCAGCATACAGTGACCCCAGAGCCACCTATACAAGTACTGTAACCCATCAGCTCCTGGAGCCTGCTTTGGGGTCAGATGTACACGATGACACTTTATTAGAGTGTGCCAGACCAGGGGTCACTTCCTTGAACTACTCCCAGTGACCAACAAATCCCATCCCCAGCTCAGGGAAAGCCCAACTCTGACAGAGACCGTGCTCTTCAGCAGGCGAGCTGTAGCCTTGAAGGGTCAGCCTGCTCCTGGGCTCTGACGAGAGCAGCTCTTGCCTCTTCCCACTGCGTGCTCACCGGCTGTGCTTCCAGGCATTCCGGATGTCCTTCAGCTTGTTGTTCCTCATGTTGGCCACAGAGAAGATGAAGAGGTACTTGTAGGTGTCCACACATTTCCGAAGCTGTGGGACAATTCATGAGACTCTGGAGTTGAGGGACAGCACAGGTTGGGCAACTCTGGCCTCGCACAAGAGAAGTGGCTATAGGCCTTTAATCTTCCACTGGTGTGACTGACACCAGGGTCACCTACTACAGAAGGTGAGGAGCGAGCGACCCACACTCTATGGTCCTTCCATGAACAATGTGGAACAATCACCCTGTTTTCCTTTGTTCACTTAGTTGATCTAGAAACACCTACCCATCCTGGGAAGGCCCCTGCTAAATCAAAATACAAGGAGCCTCACCTTATCAACAAGGAGAGACATGCCACCCTCACTGCCCTGGCCAGGCTTCTAGATGAAGCTTCTCTGTGGTAAATAAAGCTACATTTCCAAAGAATAGGAAATTTGTGCATGGGGAGACTGCACTTACCTGACCCAGAACCAGGTCAGCTGGAGATAGCTGGCCACCGTCACCACCTGGTGACCTCGAGCCTTCTAACACTGGGCAGCATTACCAACTCACTAATAAGCTTTAGTTACCTCTGGGCACAAAACAGCAATAGCATCACCTGGTCCTAGGTCCTAGGGATGCTGTGGGGAGGTGTGGGATATCTGACACTGCTAATAGTCCTATCCCAACTCtactaaccacacacacacacacacacacacacacacacacacacacacacacgaacaagcAAGCACTTACCTCTTCTATCAggttctgcttcagttccaaGCCTTTCTTGGCAGTTTTTGTTAAGGaaactaaaaccaagaaaaagagatGGTGGCGAGTGTGAGTGTGGACGCTCTGGAGAATGATTCTGCTTCCCTCTTTGGAGGCTTGGCTAACCTAAGCCAGTGTGACAGAGGCAGCAATGGACAGCCATCCTGGCATTCAAGGCTGACAGAGTGTTGGCTTACCTAGCAACCTTGGACCCAAAGATCCCTAAATACATCCCTTGCCATAAACAAAGTGCCCTTAGTTCCTTGGGCTGACTGCTGCATTTATTTCAGTATGGTACCAGGGCTCATTCCTGCTGATAGAGTGCTGTCAGTGGGATTCCCAACCAGCTGGCCCAGGCGGGACTATGGAATGACAGAGACCAATTCTTCCTTTTGtaaaaactattattttgctaCAAGGCtgtttaggctggccttgaactcaagatacagttccttgcttctgtttcctaAGTGGAGGGATTTTGGGACCTTATCTTTCCTATTCTGTTGTACACCtacacttcatttttttaatctggaccccagactATAGTAACGCTGGGGAGGGGGTAGGTGGGGCACACAACCTCTACTGAAAAGTGACCCAGGCTCTATCTGCCCTACTCCCAAGAGGTCCCGGCATTTGCTGACATCTGACCAGGGCTCCTTCCAGACCCTAACAACTTTATAAGAACCCGCTAAAACATCAGCTATAATGAATGCCCTGGGTGTCTCCAGGAGCTGATGTGGCCCATTCATCTACCCTGCCTGCCACTCACAGTCCCTCTTTACAAGGCACACAGTCACACCGAGCCAGTCATTCCCCGGACTCTTCACAGCTAGGATTTTGGTGCGACTTAGCACACTGCAGGTGGTTACTGGCCTTGCTGCCCTCATATTCTCCGGGTTATCAAGGGATCCTTTCAAAGCAAAGCCACACCAAAGGCTGGATCTTTTCCTCTCAAGCCCACTTTGTTCACTATGGTCACACTGGCTGTCCCACAATATGTTAACCACACCACAGACCCTTCATTTTGTGTTCCCTCTATTCCAAACAACCTTCTCTAACCGCTGAGAGTTTTCCTGACAACATTATGCAAAACAGTATCACTCCCACCTTCTCCATACACCACTTTGACTACCTGACACATTATACTGACGTGACAGGGAtataggagacagacagacaaacacacacccccaacTGGTTGAGTCTGATGAAGCCAGACCCTTTTTGTTCAACTGTCTTGTTGAACAAAAGCGCCAGCTCGCTAGCTGGATGTAGTGGCTCAGACTGGAACCCTAGTTATATGGGGCCAAGGCAGACAGTTGGAGAGTTCAAGGCCCAGcaataaatagacaaacaaaacatGCAGTAGTCGAAACTGTAAAACCTCCACTTTCTCGAGAGAATGAGATCCTCCTGGTTTACACTGCAAATCTGAGCTCCATCGcaagatcctttctcaaacacACAAGGACGCTCGCacggggatgtagctcagtgctcGGCTGGTACTGCTTGCCGAACAAGAGCGTACTGTGTCCCATCCCTACCTCAGCATAAACCAGGTTTAGAGatgctgcctgtaattccagcaatcgggaggtagaggcagcaggatcagcCGTCTAAGACTATCCTCGTTGGcgagttcgaggcgagcctgggCTCTTAGACTGTCTCGGGAGCTGCTGTCGGCCCGGACCACTTCCCAGCTCTCTCGCCATCCCGGCcggcagagcttctcagagagCCCCCCGCGTCCCCCTCGCCCCCTTGACGCAGGTCCCCCGAACCTACCTTTCTTATCTCGCTTGGATTTGGGCATCGCGGCAAAGGCACGTGCGGCGGAAGACCGGGCGGCCCGTCAGGACCCGGGGGCCGCGGGGGCTTGTGGGACGGCGCTCCGGGCTGCCCCTCGCGTGTGCCTGAATTGTGGCGAGCCCTCTCTTCCCCGCCTGCGCTCCGCCGAGTGTCCTGAAGGCCACTTCTCTGCCCAGGTCCCGGGTCCCTCCGGTCCGATCCTTCCAATCCCGGCGGCTTCCGAGTCCCGAGCACTCCACCAAGGCCCTCGCGAACCGGTTCCTCTCTATGGCTCTGCGGAGGGAGGGGCTTGAGGCCCGGTGCATGCCGGGCTGGCGGCGGGCGGTGCTTGTTCTTCAATCATGGCGGCCGCGGTGGCGTCCGGCTTCTGGCTCTGGGCTGCTGTGCTGCTCGTCCCTGCGGCCGCGGTCTACGAAGACCAAGTGGGCAAGTTTGACTGGTGCGTACGGGTGACGCTCCTCCAGGATGTCGGTGTTTGCTTCCTCAGCATCTGTCTCCCTCCTGCTGACCTGAAGGAGATTTGCCGTGGAGCCGAACCCAGACTATAACTTAACGGGGGGCGGGAGGGTGCTTTCAGGgagaagtgaatgaatgaatgctgcaCCCTGTGCAGAATGTGAGAGTCCCTTCTTCAGATAGGAAGAGTCTGAAGACGTCAACCCAAGAGCATTATGTTAAGCACAGAGGGAGCTCTTTAAGCCGCCCTGTATATGACGGTGCAGATTGCCCCGCACTGAAGGCAGACTTTAAGGCTTTAAGGGTTTTGGTCAGAGGTCATTAGTTCCCTCCTTTCCTGTCATGTCCGATTTCGTGGCTGTCAGGTTTGTGATCTTTTGGGTCCGAGGTCACTAGCCACCCGTGAACTTTAAGCCTGAAACTAGCTGGTGTCACTTAGTCCTCCTCCTGTCTTACAAGTTCTAAAGTGAGCCTTTTCCTCTGAGGGACTCTGGGTACCGTGTGGCCTCTCCCTCTCCAAACTTATCAACCTGACATTCGTTCACTCACCCCTTCCTTCAGACCGTGCTTATTTCAGACTGAATAAGTATTTGGCTTCTTATCGGTTGTATGTTCCTGGGGAAATtgacactcacactcacacacacacacacacacacacgtatatgtgtgtgtgtgtgtgtgtatatatatatatatatNNNNNNNNNNNNNNNNNNNNNNNNNNNatatatatatatatatatatatatatatatatatatatataaaatgttttttaaggtGTTCATTTTGGGTCCTGGTCCCACCAACAACCTTTAGCCTGTCTGGACTTTGgtggatctgatgcccctttctggtgtgtctgaagactgtgacagtgtactcacatgcattaaataaatcaatcaatcaatcttaaaaccAAACCCCAGAAGCTCCTTTAAAACAAACTAGGCTAAATAACAC
Above is a window of Mus pahari chromosome 6, PAHARI_EIJ_v1.1, whole genome shotgun sequence DNA encoding:
- the Mrto4 gene encoding mRNA turnover protein 4 homolog, producing MPKSKRDKKVSLTKTAKKGLELKQNLIEELRKCVDTYKYLFIFSVANMRNNKLKDIRNAWKHSRMFFGKNKVMMVALGRSPSDEYKDNLHQVSKKLRGEVGLLFTNRKKEEVNEWFTKYTEMDFARAGNKATLTVSLDPGPLKQFPHSMEPQLRQLGLPTALKKGVVTLLSDYEVCREGDVLTPEQARILKLFGYEMAEFKVTIKYMWDAQSGRFQQMDDDLPESAPESEGESEEEEDDS